From Cellulomonas chengniuliangii, the proteins below share one genomic window:
- the atpD gene encoding F0F1 ATP synthase subunit beta, whose protein sequence is MTATTVDATATDSGAPGVGRVARVIGPVVDIEFPSDQIPEMYNALTVDIDLSSQGESEGMFTMTLEVAQHLGDSLVRAIALKPTDGLVRGALVTDTGAPISVPVGEITKGHVFNVTGEVLNLAEGEKFEVTERWPIHRKPPAFDQLESKTQMFETGIKVIDLLTPYVLGGKIGLFGGAGVGKTVLIQEMIQRVAQDHGGVSVFAGVGERTREGNDLIVEMEEAGVFDKTALVFGQMDEPPGTRLRVALSALTMAEYFRDVQNQDVLLFIDNIFRFTQAGSEVSTLLGRMPSAVGYQPNLADEMGMLQERITSTRGHSITSLQAIYVPADDYTDPAPATTFAHLDATTELSRDIASRGLYPAVDPLASTSRILDPRYVGQAHYDTATRVKSILQRNKELQDIIAILGVDELSEEDKTVVARARRIEQFLSQNTYMAEKFTGVVGSTVPVSETVEAFSKIADGEFDHVAEQAFFNIGGLEDLERNWARIQKEYGV, encoded by the coding sequence ATGACCGCCACCACCGTCGACGCCACGGCGACCGACTCCGGCGCGCCCGGAGTGGGCAGGGTCGCCCGCGTGATCGGCCCCGTCGTGGACATCGAGTTCCCGTCGGACCAGATCCCCGAGATGTACAACGCCCTCACGGTCGACATCGACCTGTCCTCGCAGGGCGAGAGCGAGGGCATGTTCACGATGACCCTCGAGGTCGCCCAGCACCTGGGTGACTCGCTCGTCCGGGCGATCGCCCTCAAGCCCACCGACGGCCTGGTCCGCGGCGCGCTGGTCACCGACACGGGCGCCCCCATCAGCGTCCCCGTCGGAGAGATCACCAAGGGCCACGTCTTCAACGTGACCGGCGAGGTGCTCAACCTGGCCGAGGGCGAGAAGTTCGAGGTCACCGAGCGCTGGCCCATCCACCGCAAGCCCCCGGCCTTCGACCAGCTCGAGTCGAAGACGCAGATGTTCGAGACCGGCATCAAGGTCATCGACCTGCTCACGCCGTACGTGCTCGGCGGGAAGATCGGCCTCTTCGGCGGCGCGGGCGTCGGCAAGACGGTCCTCATCCAGGAGATGATCCAGCGCGTCGCGCAGGACCACGGCGGCGTGTCCGTGTTCGCCGGCGTCGGCGAGCGCACGCGTGAGGGCAACGACCTCATCGTCGAGATGGAGGAGGCGGGCGTCTTCGACAAGACCGCCCTCGTCTTCGGCCAGATGGACGAGCCGCCGGGCACGCGTCTTCGCGTGGCGCTGTCCGCCCTCACCATGGCGGAGTACTTCCGCGACGTGCAGAACCAGGACGTGCTGCTCTTCATCGACAACATCTTCCGGTTCACGCAGGCCGGCTCCGAGGTCTCCACGCTGCTCGGCCGCATGCCGTCCGCGGTCGGCTACCAGCCGAACCTCGCCGACGAGATGGGCATGCTCCAGGAGCGCATCACCTCGACGCGTGGTCACTCCATCACGTCGCTGCAGGCCATCTACGTGCCCGCCGACGACTACACCGACCCGGCCCCGGCCACGACGTTCGCGCACCTCGACGCGACGACCGAGCTCAGCCGTGACATCGCCTCGCGCGGCCTCTACCCGGCTGTCGACCCGCTGGCCTCGACCAGCCGCATCCTCGACCCCCGCTACGTGGGCCAGGCGCACTACGACACGGCCACCCGCGTGAAGTCGATCCTGCAGCGCAACAAGGAGCTCCAGGACATCATCGCGATCCTCGGTGTGGACGAGCTCTCCGAGGAGGACAAGACGGTCGTCGCGCGTGCGCGCCGGATCGAGCAGTTCCTCTCGCAGAACACGTACATGGCGGAGAAGTTCACGGGCGTCGTCGGCTCGACGGTGCCGGTCTCGGAGACCGTCGAGGCGTTCTCGAAGATCGCGGACGGCGAGTTCGACCACGTCGCCGAGCAGGCCTTCTTCAACATCGGCGGCCTCGAGGACCTCGAGCGCAACTGGGCGCGGATCCAGAAGGAGTACGGCGTCTGA